In Daphnia magna isolate NIES linkage group LG7, ASM2063170v1.1, whole genome shotgun sequence, a single genomic region encodes these proteins:
- the LOC116926681 gene encoding collagen alpha-3(IX) chain isoform X2, producing MVPRLCKRNWPPSQQASSSSPSSNGTPQHVNCGMEPRVKERPRLVTTYKQITEMQYRCCPGFFGENCDMECFNCTTLERMERRLRSVEETIRGGNGNYSYAGPHQRSFIRPGRPDMSHVTTTPRGAAPNGSTQMRRPAVGVTRRPFRKPDAAFERNGAAQQGSSDVSAGVRTPQQTRCNCPAGPPGQAGAQGPVGLTGIPGLPGRNGIDGTLGAPGSPGLDGQPGQNGSPGIDGLPGLPGNPGPQGLTGLPGLPGLKGEIGPTGLTGERGAPGLDGIPGTPGLPGEAGLQGIDGVPGAPGPVGPAGPAGPPGLPGPPGLPGLSSYSRTNSRDGSGLDDDDVSTRVGLPGPPGPPGATGAAGPPGERGEKGEPGDSGALGPRGQRGEKGSKGERGFDGVRGPPGDSGLTGLPGPKGDKGDGALDGVDLSESILQLHQLVDELRSQISELRDRVVILELGVGESPDTAEAPSSSPVAPPPLPTQTPKPVTTTTPPPVVVSATPPAPALSEEEESDDYDEDAAVLATSSTTASPSPALTSPPPPIVNPPPLSTVDQDYGEEEIDSEEDYTENEDEDEDLVLDTRPSSTAGRASTLAPGRGRPNAVINNGGRGNVANNLLAEDDDEDIDSILSPNSRIEPIGRGVSTIDAEDDEEEEEEDPEYDDYDDSPTSRSKRHKTASKNLKHSKHSTNSKHSKNMKPLRTKLKPKRSSA from the exons ATGGTACCGCGGCTTTGCAAACGAAACTGGCCTCCATCACAACAAGCGTCCTCATCATCGCCATCTTCCAACGGCACTCCGCAGCATGTCAATTGCGGCATGGAaccaag AGTGAAAGAGAGGCCTAGATTGGTGACTACTTACAAACAAATCACCGAAATGCAGTATCGTTGCTGTCCTGGTTTTTTCGGAGAAAACTGTGATATGG AATGCTTCAACTGCACTACGCTAGAACGGATGGAACGGCGTTTGAGGTCCGTGGAAGAAACCATTCGTGGCGGCAATGGGAACTACAGTTACGCTGGCCCGCATCAACGGTCGTTCATTCGTCCTGGACGGCCAGATATGAGCCATGTCACTACTACACCTAGAGG AGCGGCACCAAACGGCAGCACTCAGATGCGTCGGCCAGCCGTCGGAGTGACTCGTCGTCCGTTCAG GAAACCGGACGCGGCTTTTGAGCGCAACGGTGCAGCACAGCAAGGTTCGTCGGACGTTTCCGCTGGAGTGCGAACACCGCAGCAAACGAGATGCAACTGTCCGGCAGGACCTCCTGGACAAGCCGGAGCTCAAG GACCAGTTGGGTTGACTGGAATTCCTGGATTACCCGGAAGGAACGGAATTGATGGGACTCTAGGTGCGCCAGGATCTCCAG GTTTGGATGGACAACCTGGACAGAACGGCTCACCAGGAATCGATGGGCTCCCTGGACTGCCCGGGAACCCTGGTCCACAAGGTCTTACGGGTCTGCCTGGTCTACCCGGTTTGAAAGGTGAAATTGGTCCCACTGGTCTGACCGGAGAACGTGGTGCTCCAGGTCTTGATGGAATACCGGGGACACCAGGTCTTCCAGGAGAAGCAGGTCTTCAAGGCATTGACGGTGTACCCGGCGCCCCAGGTCCAGTTGGGCCTGCAGGTCCTGCAG GGCCCCCTGGTCTTCCTGGACCTCCTGGCCTACCAGGGCTTTCGTCTTACTCTCGCACAAACAGTCGCGATGGCTCTGGTTTAGATGACGATGACGTGTCAACGAGGGTAGGATTACCTGGCCCACCTGGCCCTCCAGGTGCGACCGGTGCTGCAGGTCCCCCCGGTGAGCGGGGCGAAAAAG GTGAACCAGGTGACAGCGGTGCGCTGGGACCGCGTGGCCAGCGGGGAGAAAAAGGTTCCAAGGGCGAGCGAGGCTTCGACGGGGTCCGCGGACCACCAG GTGATTCTGGGCTGACTGGCCTCCCTGGACCGAAAGGTGACAAAGGAGATGGTG cgttagatggcgttgatCTTTCAGAGTCGATTCTTCAGTTGCATCAGCTCGTCGATGAGTTGCGAAGCCAAATCAGTGAACTACGCGATCGTGTCGTTATACTCGAACTTGGCGTTGGTGAGTCTCCGGATACAGCGGAGGCGCCTTCCAGCAGTCCCGTAGCTCCGCCTCCACTACCAACTCAAACCCCAAAACCTGTCACTACGACGACCCCTCCACCT GTGGTAGTTAGTGCAACACCTCCGGCGCCGGCATTGTCCGAGGAAGAAGAATCTGATGATTACGATGAAGATGCCGCTGTGTTGGCAACATCATCGACGACTGCTAGTCCG TCTCCAGCTCTGACGTCACCTCCTCCGCCAATTGTCAATCCGCCGCCGCTCTCCACAGTTGACCAGGATTACGGAGAAGAGGAAATAGATTCGGAGGAAGATTACACAGAGAACGAGGATGAAGACGAAGACTTAGTTTTGGATACAAGGCCGTCTTCAACTGCTGGTCGAGCTTCAACTTTAGCTCCGGGTCGTGGTCGACCTAATGCTGTTATCAACAACGGTGGACGTGGAAATGTGGCCAACAACTTGTTAGctgaagatgatgatgaggaTATTGATTCCATATTGAGCCCCAATTCCCGAATAGAGCCaattg GACGAGGAGTTTCTACCATTGATGCTGAAGATGatgaagaggaggaagaagaagatcccGAGTATGATGATTATGACGATTCTCCAACCAGCCGATCTAAGCGGCATAAAACTGCTTCTAAGAATTTGAAGCATTCAAAACACTCTACGAACTCTAAGCATTCGAAAAACATGAAGCCTCTAAGAACTAAATTGAAGCCGAAGCGATCTTCAGCTTGA
- the LOC116926681 gene encoding collagen alpha-1(I) chain isoform X4, with amino-acid sequence MVPRLCKRNWPPSQQASSSSPSSNGTPQHVNCGMEPRVKERPRLVTTYKQITEMQYRCCPGFFGENCDMECFNCTTLERMERRLRSVEETIRGGNGNYSYAGPHQRSFIRPGRPDMSHVTTTPRGKPDAAFERNGAAQQGSSDVSAGVRTPQQTRCNCPAGPPGQAGAQGPVGLTGIPGLPGRNGIDGTLGAPGSPGLDGQPGQNGSPGIDGLPGLPGNPGPQGLTGLPGLPGLKGEIGPTGLTGERGAPGLDGIPGTPGLPGEAGLQGIDGVPGAPGPVGPAGPAGPPGLPGPPGLPGLSSYSRTNSRDGSGLDDDDVSTRVGLPGPPGPPGATGAAGPPGERGEKGEPGDSGALGPRGQRGEKGSKGERGFDGVRGPPGDSGLTGLPGPKGDKGDGALDGVDLSESILQLHQLVDELRSQISELRDRVVILELGVGESPDTAEAPSSSPVAPPPLPTQTPKPVTTTTPPPVVVSATPPAPALSEEEESDDYDEDAAVLATSSTTASPSPALTSPPPPIVNPPPLSTVDQDYGEEEIDSEEDYTENEDEDEDLVLDTRPSSTAGRASTLAPGRGRPNAVINNGGRGNVANNLLAEDDDEDIDSILSPNSRIEPIGRGVSTIDAEDDEEEEEEDPEYDDYDDSPTSRSKRHKTASKNLKHSKHSTNSKHSKNMKPLRTKLKPKRSSA; translated from the exons ATGGTACCGCGGCTTTGCAAACGAAACTGGCCTCCATCACAACAAGCGTCCTCATCATCGCCATCTTCCAACGGCACTCCGCAGCATGTCAATTGCGGCATGGAaccaag AGTGAAAGAGAGGCCTAGATTGGTGACTACTTACAAACAAATCACCGAAATGCAGTATCGTTGCTGTCCTGGTTTTTTCGGAGAAAACTGTGATATGG AATGCTTCAACTGCACTACGCTAGAACGGATGGAACGGCGTTTGAGGTCCGTGGAAGAAACCATTCGTGGCGGCAATGGGAACTACAGTTACGCTGGCCCGCATCAACGGTCGTTCATTCGTCCTGGACGGCCAGATATGAGCCATGTCACTACTACACCTAGAGG GAAACCGGACGCGGCTTTTGAGCGCAACGGTGCAGCACAGCAAGGTTCGTCGGACGTTTCCGCTGGAGTGCGAACACCGCAGCAAACGAGATGCAACTGTCCGGCAGGACCTCCTGGACAAGCCGGAGCTCAAG GACCAGTTGGGTTGACTGGAATTCCTGGATTACCCGGAAGGAACGGAATTGATGGGACTCTAGGTGCGCCAGGATCTCCAG GTTTGGATGGACAACCTGGACAGAACGGCTCACCAGGAATCGATGGGCTCCCTGGACTGCCCGGGAACCCTGGTCCACAAGGTCTTACGGGTCTGCCTGGTCTACCCGGTTTGAAAGGTGAAATTGGTCCCACTGGTCTGACCGGAGAACGTGGTGCTCCAGGTCTTGATGGAATACCGGGGACACCAGGTCTTCCAGGAGAAGCAGGTCTTCAAGGCATTGACGGTGTACCCGGCGCCCCAGGTCCAGTTGGGCCTGCAGGTCCTGCAG GGCCCCCTGGTCTTCCTGGACCTCCTGGCCTACCAGGGCTTTCGTCTTACTCTCGCACAAACAGTCGCGATGGCTCTGGTTTAGATGACGATGACGTGTCAACGAGGGTAGGATTACCTGGCCCACCTGGCCCTCCAGGTGCGACCGGTGCTGCAGGTCCCCCCGGTGAGCGGGGCGAAAAAG GTGAACCAGGTGACAGCGGTGCGCTGGGACCGCGTGGCCAGCGGGGAGAAAAAGGTTCCAAGGGCGAGCGAGGCTTCGACGGGGTCCGCGGACCACCAG GTGATTCTGGGCTGACTGGCCTCCCTGGACCGAAAGGTGACAAAGGAGATGGTG cgttagatggcgttgatCTTTCAGAGTCGATTCTTCAGTTGCATCAGCTCGTCGATGAGTTGCGAAGCCAAATCAGTGAACTACGCGATCGTGTCGTTATACTCGAACTTGGCGTTGGTGAGTCTCCGGATACAGCGGAGGCGCCTTCCAGCAGTCCCGTAGCTCCGCCTCCACTACCAACTCAAACCCCAAAACCTGTCACTACGACGACCCCTCCACCT GTGGTAGTTAGTGCAACACCTCCGGCGCCGGCATTGTCCGAGGAAGAAGAATCTGATGATTACGATGAAGATGCCGCTGTGTTGGCAACATCATCGACGACTGCTAGTCCG TCTCCAGCTCTGACGTCACCTCCTCCGCCAATTGTCAATCCGCCGCCGCTCTCCACAGTTGACCAGGATTACGGAGAAGAGGAAATAGATTCGGAGGAAGATTACACAGAGAACGAGGATGAAGACGAAGACTTAGTTTTGGATACAAGGCCGTCTTCAACTGCTGGTCGAGCTTCAACTTTAGCTCCGGGTCGTGGTCGACCTAATGCTGTTATCAACAACGGTGGACGTGGAAATGTGGCCAACAACTTGTTAGctgaagatgatgatgaggaTATTGATTCCATATTGAGCCCCAATTCCCGAATAGAGCCaattg GACGAGGAGTTTCTACCATTGATGCTGAAGATGatgaagaggaggaagaagaagatcccGAGTATGATGATTATGACGATTCTCCAACCAGCCGATCTAAGCGGCATAAAACTGCTTCTAAGAATTTGAAGCATTCAAAACACTCTACGAACTCTAAGCATTCGAAAAACATGAAGCCTCTAAGAACTAAATTGAAGCCGAAGCGATCTTCAGCTTGA
- the LOC116926681 gene encoding collagen alpha-1(I) chain isoform X5 yields the protein MVPRLCKRNWPPSQQASSSSPSSNGTPQHVNCGMEPRVKERPRLVTTYKQITEMQYRCCPGFFGENCDMECFNCTTLERMERRLRSVEETIRGGNGNYSYAGPHQRSFIRPGRPDMSHVTTTPRGAAPNGSTQMRRPAVGVTRRPFSGYHDIRKPDAAFERNGAAQQGSSDVSAGVRTPQQTRCNCPAGPPGQAGAQGPVGLTGIPGLPGRNGIDGTLGAPGSPGLDGQPGQNGSPGIDGLPGLPGNPGPQGLTGLPGLPGLKGEIGPTGLTGERGAPGLDGIPGTPGLPGEAGLQGIDGVPGAPGPVGPAGPAGPPGLPGPPGLPGLSSYSRTNSRDGSGLDDDDVSTRVGLPGPPGPPGATGAAGPPGERGEKGDSGLTGLPGPKGDKGDGALDGVDLSESILQLHQLVDELRSQISELRDRVVILELGVGESPDTAEAPSSSPVAPPPLPTQTPKPVTTTTPPPVVVSATPPAPALSEEEESDDYDEDAAVLATSSTTASPSPALTSPPPPIVNPPPLSTVDQDYGEEEIDSEEDYTENEDEDEDLVLDTRPSSTAGRASTLAPGRGRPNAVINNGGRGNVANNLLAEDDDEDIDSILSPNSRIEPIGRGVSTIDAEDDEEEEEEDPEYDDYDDSPTSRSKRHKTASKNLKHSKHSTNSKHSKNMKPLRTKLKPKRSSA from the exons ATGGTACCGCGGCTTTGCAAACGAAACTGGCCTCCATCACAACAAGCGTCCTCATCATCGCCATCTTCCAACGGCACTCCGCAGCATGTCAATTGCGGCATGGAaccaag AGTGAAAGAGAGGCCTAGATTGGTGACTACTTACAAACAAATCACCGAAATGCAGTATCGTTGCTGTCCTGGTTTTTTCGGAGAAAACTGTGATATGG AATGCTTCAACTGCACTACGCTAGAACGGATGGAACGGCGTTTGAGGTCCGTGGAAGAAACCATTCGTGGCGGCAATGGGAACTACAGTTACGCTGGCCCGCATCAACGGTCGTTCATTCGTCCTGGACGGCCAGATATGAGCCATGTCACTACTACACCTAGAGG AGCGGCACCAAACGGCAGCACTCAGATGCGTCGGCCAGCCGTCGGAGTGACTCGTCGTCCGTTCAG TGGGTATCACGATATAAGGAAACCGGACGCGGCTTTTGAGCGCAACGGTGCAGCACAGCAAGGTTCGTCGGACGTTTCCGCTGGAGTGCGAACACCGCAGCAAACGAGATGCAACTGTCCGGCAGGACCTCCTGGACAAGCCGGAGCTCAAG GACCAGTTGGGTTGACTGGAATTCCTGGATTACCCGGAAGGAACGGAATTGATGGGACTCTAGGTGCGCCAGGATCTCCAG GTTTGGATGGACAACCTGGACAGAACGGCTCACCAGGAATCGATGGGCTCCCTGGACTGCCCGGGAACCCTGGTCCACAAGGTCTTACGGGTCTGCCTGGTCTACCCGGTTTGAAAGGTGAAATTGGTCCCACTGGTCTGACCGGAGAACGTGGTGCTCCAGGTCTTGATGGAATACCGGGGACACCAGGTCTTCCAGGAGAAGCAGGTCTTCAAGGCATTGACGGTGTACCCGGCGCCCCAGGTCCAGTTGGGCCTGCAGGTCCTGCAG GGCCCCCTGGTCTTCCTGGACCTCCTGGCCTACCAGGGCTTTCGTCTTACTCTCGCACAAACAGTCGCGATGGCTCTGGTTTAGATGACGATGACGTGTCAACGAGGGTAGGATTACCTGGCCCACCTGGCCCTCCAGGTGCGACCGGTGCTGCAGGTCCCCCCGGTGAGCGGGGCGAAAAAG GTGATTCTGGGCTGACTGGCCTCCCTGGACCGAAAGGTGACAAAGGAGATGGTG cgttagatggcgttgatCTTTCAGAGTCGATTCTTCAGTTGCATCAGCTCGTCGATGAGTTGCGAAGCCAAATCAGTGAACTACGCGATCGTGTCGTTATACTCGAACTTGGCGTTGGTGAGTCTCCGGATACAGCGGAGGCGCCTTCCAGCAGTCCCGTAGCTCCGCCTCCACTACCAACTCAAACCCCAAAACCTGTCACTACGACGACCCCTCCACCT GTGGTAGTTAGTGCAACACCTCCGGCGCCGGCATTGTCCGAGGAAGAAGAATCTGATGATTACGATGAAGATGCCGCTGTGTTGGCAACATCATCGACGACTGCTAGTCCG TCTCCAGCTCTGACGTCACCTCCTCCGCCAATTGTCAATCCGCCGCCGCTCTCCACAGTTGACCAGGATTACGGAGAAGAGGAAATAGATTCGGAGGAAGATTACACAGAGAACGAGGATGAAGACGAAGACTTAGTTTTGGATACAAGGCCGTCTTCAACTGCTGGTCGAGCTTCAACTTTAGCTCCGGGTCGTGGTCGACCTAATGCTGTTATCAACAACGGTGGACGTGGAAATGTGGCCAACAACTTGTTAGctgaagatgatgatgaggaTATTGATTCCATATTGAGCCCCAATTCCCGAATAGAGCCaattg GACGAGGAGTTTCTACCATTGATGCTGAAGATGatgaagaggaggaagaagaagatcccGAGTATGATGATTATGACGATTCTCCAACCAGCCGATCTAAGCGGCATAAAACTGCTTCTAAGAATTTGAAGCATTCAAAACACTCTACGAACTCTAAGCATTCGAAAAACATGAAGCCTCTAAGAACTAAATTGAAGCCGAAGCGATCTTCAGCTTGA
- the LOC116926681 gene encoding collagen alpha-1(I) chain isoform X3 has protein sequence MVPRLCKRNWPPSQQASSSSPSSNGTPQHVNCGMEPRVKERPRLVTTYKQITEMQYRCCPGFFGENCDMECFNCTTLERMERRLRSVEETIRGGNGNYSYAGPHQRSFIRPGRPDMSHVTTTPRGAAPNGSTQMRRPAVGVTRRPFSGYHDIRKPDAAFERNGAAQQGSSDVSAGVRTPQQTRCNCPAGPPGQAGAQGPVGLTGIPGLPGRNGIDGTLGAPGSPGLDGQPGQNGSPGIDGLPGLPGNPGPQGLTGLPGLPGLKGEIGPTGLTGERGAPGLDGIPGTPGLPGEAGLQGIDGVPGAPGPVGPAGPAGPPGLPGPPGLPGLSSYSRTNSRDGSGLDDDDVSTRVGLPGPPGPPGATGAAGPPGERGEKGEPGDSGALGPRGQRGEKGDSGLTGLPGPKGDKGDGALDGVDLSESILQLHQLVDELRSQISELRDRVVILELGVGESPDTAEAPSSSPVAPPPLPTQTPKPVTTTTPPPVVVSATPPAPALSEEEESDDYDEDAAVLATSSTTASPSPALTSPPPPIVNPPPLSTVDQDYGEEEIDSEEDYTENEDEDEDLVLDTRPSSTAGRASTLAPGRGRPNAVINNGGRGNVANNLLAEDDDEDIDSILSPNSRIEPIGRGVSTIDAEDDEEEEEEDPEYDDYDDSPTSRSKRHKTASKNLKHSKHSTNSKHSKNMKPLRTKLKPKRSSA, from the exons ATGGTACCGCGGCTTTGCAAACGAAACTGGCCTCCATCACAACAAGCGTCCTCATCATCGCCATCTTCCAACGGCACTCCGCAGCATGTCAATTGCGGCATGGAaccaag AGTGAAAGAGAGGCCTAGATTGGTGACTACTTACAAACAAATCACCGAAATGCAGTATCGTTGCTGTCCTGGTTTTTTCGGAGAAAACTGTGATATGG AATGCTTCAACTGCACTACGCTAGAACGGATGGAACGGCGTTTGAGGTCCGTGGAAGAAACCATTCGTGGCGGCAATGGGAACTACAGTTACGCTGGCCCGCATCAACGGTCGTTCATTCGTCCTGGACGGCCAGATATGAGCCATGTCACTACTACACCTAGAGG AGCGGCACCAAACGGCAGCACTCAGATGCGTCGGCCAGCCGTCGGAGTGACTCGTCGTCCGTTCAG TGGGTATCACGATATAAGGAAACCGGACGCGGCTTTTGAGCGCAACGGTGCAGCACAGCAAGGTTCGTCGGACGTTTCCGCTGGAGTGCGAACACCGCAGCAAACGAGATGCAACTGTCCGGCAGGACCTCCTGGACAAGCCGGAGCTCAAG GACCAGTTGGGTTGACTGGAATTCCTGGATTACCCGGAAGGAACGGAATTGATGGGACTCTAGGTGCGCCAGGATCTCCAG GTTTGGATGGACAACCTGGACAGAACGGCTCACCAGGAATCGATGGGCTCCCTGGACTGCCCGGGAACCCTGGTCCACAAGGTCTTACGGGTCTGCCTGGTCTACCCGGTTTGAAAGGTGAAATTGGTCCCACTGGTCTGACCGGAGAACGTGGTGCTCCAGGTCTTGATGGAATACCGGGGACACCAGGTCTTCCAGGAGAAGCAGGTCTTCAAGGCATTGACGGTGTACCCGGCGCCCCAGGTCCAGTTGGGCCTGCAGGTCCTGCAG GGCCCCCTGGTCTTCCTGGACCTCCTGGCCTACCAGGGCTTTCGTCTTACTCTCGCACAAACAGTCGCGATGGCTCTGGTTTAGATGACGATGACGTGTCAACGAGGGTAGGATTACCTGGCCCACCTGGCCCTCCAGGTGCGACCGGTGCTGCAGGTCCCCCCGGTGAGCGGGGCGAAAAAG GTGAACCAGGTGACAGCGGTGCGCTGGGACCGCGTGGCCAGCGGGGAGAAAAAG GTGATTCTGGGCTGACTGGCCTCCCTGGACCGAAAGGTGACAAAGGAGATGGTG cgttagatggcgttgatCTTTCAGAGTCGATTCTTCAGTTGCATCAGCTCGTCGATGAGTTGCGAAGCCAAATCAGTGAACTACGCGATCGTGTCGTTATACTCGAACTTGGCGTTGGTGAGTCTCCGGATACAGCGGAGGCGCCTTCCAGCAGTCCCGTAGCTCCGCCTCCACTACCAACTCAAACCCCAAAACCTGTCACTACGACGACCCCTCCACCT GTGGTAGTTAGTGCAACACCTCCGGCGCCGGCATTGTCCGAGGAAGAAGAATCTGATGATTACGATGAAGATGCCGCTGTGTTGGCAACATCATCGACGACTGCTAGTCCG TCTCCAGCTCTGACGTCACCTCCTCCGCCAATTGTCAATCCGCCGCCGCTCTCCACAGTTGACCAGGATTACGGAGAAGAGGAAATAGATTCGGAGGAAGATTACACAGAGAACGAGGATGAAGACGAAGACTTAGTTTTGGATACAAGGCCGTCTTCAACTGCTGGTCGAGCTTCAACTTTAGCTCCGGGTCGTGGTCGACCTAATGCTGTTATCAACAACGGTGGACGTGGAAATGTGGCCAACAACTTGTTAGctgaagatgatgatgaggaTATTGATTCCATATTGAGCCCCAATTCCCGAATAGAGCCaattg GACGAGGAGTTTCTACCATTGATGCTGAAGATGatgaagaggaggaagaagaagatcccGAGTATGATGATTATGACGATTCTCCAACCAGCCGATCTAAGCGGCATAAAACTGCTTCTAAGAATTTGAAGCATTCAAAACACTCTACGAACTCTAAGCATTCGAAAAACATGAAGCCTCTAAGAACTAAATTGAAGCCGAAGCGATCTTCAGCTTGA
- the LOC116926681 gene encoding collagen alpha-1(I) chain isoform X1 produces MVPRLCKRNWPPSQQASSSSPSSNGTPQHVNCGMEPRVKERPRLVTTYKQITEMQYRCCPGFFGENCDMECFNCTTLERMERRLRSVEETIRGGNGNYSYAGPHQRSFIRPGRPDMSHVTTTPRGAAPNGSTQMRRPAVGVTRRPFSGYHDIRKPDAAFERNGAAQQGSSDVSAGVRTPQQTRCNCPAGPPGQAGAQGPVGLTGIPGLPGRNGIDGTLGAPGSPGLDGQPGQNGSPGIDGLPGLPGNPGPQGLTGLPGLPGLKGEIGPTGLTGERGAPGLDGIPGTPGLPGEAGLQGIDGVPGAPGPVGPAGPAGPPGLPGPPGLPGLSSYSRTNSRDGSGLDDDDVSTRVGLPGPPGPPGATGAAGPPGERGEKGEPGDSGALGPRGQRGEKGSKGERGFDGVRGPPGDSGLTGLPGPKGDKGDGALDGVDLSESILQLHQLVDELRSQISELRDRVVILELGVGESPDTAEAPSSSPVAPPPLPTQTPKPVTTTTPPPVVVSATPPAPALSEEEESDDYDEDAAVLATSSTTASPSPALTSPPPPIVNPPPLSTVDQDYGEEEIDSEEDYTENEDEDEDLVLDTRPSSTAGRASTLAPGRGRPNAVINNGGRGNVANNLLAEDDDEDIDSILSPNSRIEPIGRGVSTIDAEDDEEEEEEDPEYDDYDDSPTSRSKRHKTASKNLKHSKHSTNSKHSKNMKPLRTKLKPKRSSA; encoded by the exons ATGGTACCGCGGCTTTGCAAACGAAACTGGCCTCCATCACAACAAGCGTCCTCATCATCGCCATCTTCCAACGGCACTCCGCAGCATGTCAATTGCGGCATGGAaccaag AGTGAAAGAGAGGCCTAGATTGGTGACTACTTACAAACAAATCACCGAAATGCAGTATCGTTGCTGTCCTGGTTTTTTCGGAGAAAACTGTGATATGG AATGCTTCAACTGCACTACGCTAGAACGGATGGAACGGCGTTTGAGGTCCGTGGAAGAAACCATTCGTGGCGGCAATGGGAACTACAGTTACGCTGGCCCGCATCAACGGTCGTTCATTCGTCCTGGACGGCCAGATATGAGCCATGTCACTACTACACCTAGAGG AGCGGCACCAAACGGCAGCACTCAGATGCGTCGGCCAGCCGTCGGAGTGACTCGTCGTCCGTTCAG TGGGTATCACGATATAAGGAAACCGGACGCGGCTTTTGAGCGCAACGGTGCAGCACAGCAAGGTTCGTCGGACGTTTCCGCTGGAGTGCGAACACCGCAGCAAACGAGATGCAACTGTCCGGCAGGACCTCCTGGACAAGCCGGAGCTCAAG GACCAGTTGGGTTGACTGGAATTCCTGGATTACCCGGAAGGAACGGAATTGATGGGACTCTAGGTGCGCCAGGATCTCCAG GTTTGGATGGACAACCTGGACAGAACGGCTCACCAGGAATCGATGGGCTCCCTGGACTGCCCGGGAACCCTGGTCCACAAGGTCTTACGGGTCTGCCTGGTCTACCCGGTTTGAAAGGTGAAATTGGTCCCACTGGTCTGACCGGAGAACGTGGTGCTCCAGGTCTTGATGGAATACCGGGGACACCAGGTCTTCCAGGAGAAGCAGGTCTTCAAGGCATTGACGGTGTACCCGGCGCCCCAGGTCCAGTTGGGCCTGCAGGTCCTGCAG GGCCCCCTGGTCTTCCTGGACCTCCTGGCCTACCAGGGCTTTCGTCTTACTCTCGCACAAACAGTCGCGATGGCTCTGGTTTAGATGACGATGACGTGTCAACGAGGGTAGGATTACCTGGCCCACCTGGCCCTCCAGGTGCGACCGGTGCTGCAGGTCCCCCCGGTGAGCGGGGCGAAAAAG GTGAACCAGGTGACAGCGGTGCGCTGGGACCGCGTGGCCAGCGGGGAGAAAAAGGTTCCAAGGGCGAGCGAGGCTTCGACGGGGTCCGCGGACCACCAG GTGATTCTGGGCTGACTGGCCTCCCTGGACCGAAAGGTGACAAAGGAGATGGTG cgttagatggcgttgatCTTTCAGAGTCGATTCTTCAGTTGCATCAGCTCGTCGATGAGTTGCGAAGCCAAATCAGTGAACTACGCGATCGTGTCGTTATACTCGAACTTGGCGTTGGTGAGTCTCCGGATACAGCGGAGGCGCCTTCCAGCAGTCCCGTAGCTCCGCCTCCACTACCAACTCAAACCCCAAAACCTGTCACTACGACGACCCCTCCACCT GTGGTAGTTAGTGCAACACCTCCGGCGCCGGCATTGTCCGAGGAAGAAGAATCTGATGATTACGATGAAGATGCCGCTGTGTTGGCAACATCATCGACGACTGCTAGTCCG TCTCCAGCTCTGACGTCACCTCCTCCGCCAATTGTCAATCCGCCGCCGCTCTCCACAGTTGACCAGGATTACGGAGAAGAGGAAATAGATTCGGAGGAAGATTACACAGAGAACGAGGATGAAGACGAAGACTTAGTTTTGGATACAAGGCCGTCTTCAACTGCTGGTCGAGCTTCAACTTTAGCTCCGGGTCGTGGTCGACCTAATGCTGTTATCAACAACGGTGGACGTGGAAATGTGGCCAACAACTTGTTAGctgaagatgatgatgaggaTATTGATTCCATATTGAGCCCCAATTCCCGAATAGAGCCaattg GACGAGGAGTTTCTACCATTGATGCTGAAGATGatgaagaggaggaagaagaagatcccGAGTATGATGATTATGACGATTCTCCAACCAGCCGATCTAAGCGGCATAAAACTGCTTCTAAGAATTTGAAGCATTCAAAACACTCTACGAACTCTAAGCATTCGAAAAACATGAAGCCTCTAAGAACTAAATTGAAGCCGAAGCGATCTTCAGCTTGA